In one Lolium rigidum isolate FL_2022 chromosome 3, APGP_CSIRO_Lrig_0.1, whole genome shotgun sequence genomic region, the following are encoded:
- the LOC124698693 gene encoding uncharacterized protein LOC124698693, with protein MTTLPPPEFVYRISTADEWAELERTGGTHGGDLDRSTGCIHLSDLSQVKMTLKNFFLGKNDLYLLQIDTAKIADGLIYEAVDGCNYFPHLYGPDRSFAPLERSVVVKADKIEMAQDEFSCSLLDGATL; from the exons ATGACGACGCTGCCGCCACCAGAGTTTGTGTACCGGATCAGCACGGCCGATGAGTGGGCGGAGCTTGAGCGCACCGGCGGTACCCACGGTGGCGACCTCGACCGCTCCACTGGCTGCATCCACCTCAGCGACCTCAGCCAG GTGAAGATGACACTAAAGAATTTTTTCCTTGGTAAAAATGATCTATACCTGCTACAAATTGACACCGCCAAG ATTGCAGATGGCTTAATTTATGAAGCAGTTGATGGCTGTAATTACTTTCCTCATTTATATGGCCCTGATCGGAGCTTTGCACCCCTTGAACGAAGTGTTGTTGTCAAGGCAGACAAAATAGAGATGGCACAGGATGAATTTTCTTGCAGTCTTCTTGATGGAGCGACCCTCTAA